A region from the Linepithema humile isolate Giens D197 chromosome 1, Lhum_UNIL_v1.0, whole genome shotgun sequence genome encodes:
- the imd gene encoding protein immune deficiency isoform X1 gives MITSARNVDLPGRSTLFGSKRHRALIERMPILSQLSRRFQKKKIFDDMLTTDAIPHPPEDGVEGYTYNRPSTPEEELKKTQSKSAPVTPEKEHDDVTSMQQKSVPNDARPTTPSDFCEKPEDLGDTRPTSESKEFRRPKTKTKSRHSKHSQATNVVNYNIVNSSGIKIGARTSYICNVNQYPAGNNTFTTQPEATSKSKYRPMSENVEELSTCEEELAFDDMLIIKTHVGHGWRDVARRLSYSDGQIEQFEENYRHKGIDEVNIELYSQIYIVHHHVISTCELDQIQSEKSIVIYQLLLDWKQVNTRDAQLGTLVSILWSCGEYDCVERLAAARKSSS, from the exons AGGCATCGAGCGCTGATCGAAAGAATGCCAATCCTGTCACAACTGTCGCGTcgatttcaaaagaaaaagatatttgacGACATGTTGACGACGGATGCAATACCGCATCCGCCGGAGGATGGAGTCGAGGGCTACACATACAATCGTCCATCGACGCCGGAGGAAGAGTTGAAGAAAACGCAGTCGAAATCGGCGCCCGTTACGCCGGAAAAGGAACACGACGATGTAACGTCGATGCAACAAAAATCGGTACCGAACGACGCAAGACCTACGACGCCCAGCGATTTCTGTGAGAAACCGGAAGACCTAGGCGACACAAGGCCGACGAGCGAGTCGAAAGAATTCAGACGACCAAAAACAAAGACGAAATCGAGACACAGTAAACACT cACAAGCCACAAACGTTGTTAATTACAACATAGTCAACTCCAGCGGAATAAAGATCGGCGCACGGACGAGCTATATATGCAATGTAAATCAGTATCCAGCGGGTAATAACACGTTTACAACACAGCCCGAGGCGACTTCGAAGTCAAAGTATCGACCTATGTCGGAAAACGTGGAAGAGTTGAGCACATGCGAGGAGGAACTCGCGTTCGACGATATGCTCATCATTAAGACGCACGTCGGACACGGATGGCGTGACGTCGCGAGAAGACTTTCGTACTCGGACGGGCAAATCGAGCAATTTGAGGAGAATTACAGGCACAAAGGCATCGACGAGGTGAACATCGAACTCTACTCTCAAATATATATCGTACATCATCACGTGATATCAACTTGTGAACTTGATCAAATTCAATCGGAAAAGTcgata GTAATTTATCAGCTGCTACTCGATTGGAAGCAAGTTAACACACGAGACGCACAGCTCGGCACGTTGGTCAGCATATTGTGGTCCTGTGGGGAATACGACTGCGTCGAGCGATTAGCCGCAGCTCGCAAAAGTTCATCTTAG
- the imd gene encoding protein immune deficiency isoform X2 — translation MITSARNVDLPGRSTLFGSKRHRALIERMPILSQLSRRFQKKKIFDDMLTTDAIPHPPEDGVEGYTYNRPSTPEEELKKTQSKSAPVTPEKEHDDVTSMQQKSVPNDARPTTPSDFCEKPEDLGDTRPTSESKEFRRPKTKTKSRHSKHSQATNVVNYNIVNSSGIKIGARTSYICNVNQYPAGNNTFTTQPEATSKSKYRPMSENVEELSTCEEELAFDDMLIIKTHVGHGWRDVARRLSYSDGQIEQFEENYRHKGIDEVIYQLLLDWKQVNTRDAQLGTLVSILWSCGEYDCVERLAAARKSSS, via the exons AGGCATCGAGCGCTGATCGAAAGAATGCCAATCCTGTCACAACTGTCGCGTcgatttcaaaagaaaaagatatttgacGACATGTTGACGACGGATGCAATACCGCATCCGCCGGAGGATGGAGTCGAGGGCTACACATACAATCGTCCATCGACGCCGGAGGAAGAGTTGAAGAAAACGCAGTCGAAATCGGCGCCCGTTACGCCGGAAAAGGAACACGACGATGTAACGTCGATGCAACAAAAATCGGTACCGAACGACGCAAGACCTACGACGCCCAGCGATTTCTGTGAGAAACCGGAAGACCTAGGCGACACAAGGCCGACGAGCGAGTCGAAAGAATTCAGACGACCAAAAACAAAGACGAAATCGAGACACAGTAAACACT cACAAGCCACAAACGTTGTTAATTACAACATAGTCAACTCCAGCGGAATAAAGATCGGCGCACGGACGAGCTATATATGCAATGTAAATCAGTATCCAGCGGGTAATAACACGTTTACAACACAGCCCGAGGCGACTTCGAAGTCAAAGTATCGACCTATGTCGGAAAACGTGGAAGAGTTGAGCACATGCGAGGAGGAACTCGCGTTCGACGATATGCTCATCATTAAGACGCACGTCGGACACGGATGGCGTGACGTCGCGAGAAGACTTTCGTACTCGGACGGGCAAATCGAGCAATTTGAGGAGAATTACAGGCACAAAGGCATCGACGAG GTAATTTATCAGCTGCTACTCGATTGGAAGCAAGTTAACACACGAGACGCACAGCTCGGCACGTTGGTCAGCATATTGTGGTCCTGTGGGGAATACGACTGCGTCGAGCGATTAGCCGCAGCTCGCAAAAGTTCATCTTAG
- the LOC105672005 gene encoding deoxynucleoside kinase-like isoform X2, with protein sequence MKMSGSLGKQYKRPFTVCVEGNIGSGKTTFLSHFKKFDNVTVLEEPVELWRNVSGTNLLELMYNDPSRYAFLFQSNVQLSMLQLHTCKTPSPYKIMERSVYSTMCFIENMKRNNILSDAEVTVLEEWYDWCLKNANIETNLIVYLRTTPEIVYERMKQRGRKEENAVSLEYLKRIHQIHDDWLYHRTMKPVPAPIITINGDRELHEMVEEFDKCKNKIFSNVIDDSDVNNTMITVPTNHVLPKIKAGISD encoded by the exons ATGAAAATGTCTGGCTCTCTTGGCAAACAATACAAACGTCCTTTCACGGTATGTGTAGAAGGCAATATAGGAAGTGGCAAAACAACGTTCCTGAgtcattttaagaaatttgacAATGTTACTGTATTAGAAGAGCCTGTTGAACTTTGGCGTAATGTGTCTGGTACAAATCTACTG GAATTGATGTACAACGATCCATCTCGTTATGCTTTCTTGTTTCAATCTAATGTACAATTGAGTATGCTCCAATtgcatacttgtaaaacacCCTCACCATACAAAATTATGGAGAGATCTGTCTACAGCACAATGTGTTTTATTGAGAATATGAAACGCAATAATATATTGAGTGATGCTGAAGTTACTGTTTTAGAAGAATGGTACGACTGGTGTTTAAAAAATGCCAATATAGAAACTAATTTAATAG tATACTTGAGGACAACACCTGAAATTGTGTACGAGAGAATGAAACAACGAGGTCGGAAGGAAGAAAACGCTGTTTCGTTGGAATACCTGAAGCGAATCCATCAAATTCATGATGATTGGCTTTATCATCGTACTATGAAGCCAGTGCCAGCACCGATTATAACCATAAACGGTGATCGAGAACTTCATGAAATGGTGGAAGAATTcgacaaatgtaaaaataaaatctttagcAATGTGATAGACGATAGCGATGTGAATAATACGATGATCACAGTGCCAACGAATCACGTACTACCCAAAATAAAAGCTGGTATCTCGGATTGA
- the LOC105672005 gene encoding deoxynucleoside kinase-like isoform X1, translating to MTSTGAAYLKAFMKMSGSLGKQYKRPFTVCVEGNIGSGKTTFLSHFKKFDNVTVLEEPVELWRNVSGTNLLELMYNDPSRYAFLFQSNVQLSMLQLHTCKTPSPYKIMERSVYSTMCFIENMKRNNILSDAEVTVLEEWYDWCLKNANIETNLIVYLRTTPEIVYERMKQRGRKEENAVSLEYLKRIHQIHDDWLYHRTMKPVPAPIITINGDRELHEMVEEFDKCKNKIFSNVIDDSDVNNTMITVPTNHVLPKIKAGISD from the exons ATGACTTCTACCG GCGCAGCATACCTCAAGGCATTTATGAAAATGTCTGGCTCTCTTGGCAAACAATACAAACGTCCTTTCACGGTATGTGTAGAAGGCAATATAGGAAGTGGCAAAACAACGTTCCTGAgtcattttaagaaatttgacAATGTTACTGTATTAGAAGAGCCTGTTGAACTTTGGCGTAATGTGTCTGGTACAAATCTACTG GAATTGATGTACAACGATCCATCTCGTTATGCTTTCTTGTTTCAATCTAATGTACAATTGAGTATGCTCCAATtgcatacttgtaaaacacCCTCACCATACAAAATTATGGAGAGATCTGTCTACAGCACAATGTGTTTTATTGAGAATATGAAACGCAATAATATATTGAGTGATGCTGAAGTTACTGTTTTAGAAGAATGGTACGACTGGTGTTTAAAAAATGCCAATATAGAAACTAATTTAATAG tATACTTGAGGACAACACCTGAAATTGTGTACGAGAGAATGAAACAACGAGGTCGGAAGGAAGAAAACGCTGTTTCGTTGGAATACCTGAAGCGAATCCATCAAATTCATGATGATTGGCTTTATCATCGTACTATGAAGCCAGTGCCAGCACCGATTATAACCATAAACGGTGATCGAGAACTTCATGAAATGGTGGAAGAATTcgacaaatgtaaaaataaaatctttagcAATGTGATAGACGATAGCGATGTGAATAATACGATGATCACAGTGCCAACGAATCACGTACTACCCAAAATAAAAGCTGGTATCTCGGATTGA